The proteins below come from a single Xiphophorus hellerii strain 12219 chromosome 14, Xiphophorus_hellerii-4.1, whole genome shotgun sequence genomic window:
- the gba3 gene encoding cytosolic beta-glucosidase produces MFPRDFAWGAATSAYQIEGGWQTDGKGPSIWDTFCHEKGRVFGNQNGDVACNSYELWEKDLECIQQLGLTHYRLSLSWARLLPDGTTRNVNQRGVQYYNRVIDDLLACNVSPMVTLYHFDLPQAIQDLGGWKSPGIATLFDNYAKFCFQTFGDRVKLWITINEPQVCAKLGHEVGIHAPGLKEKGTAAYLVGHNMLRAHAMAWHSYNSTYRITQNGAVSLALNSDWLEPLEPGRSEDITSAERDLIFTLGWFAWPVFVTGDYPELMRFSIETQSKMMGYSDDLRLPRFSIDDPPILGTADFFALNYYTSRKVKSGGCNDQMLSMKRDLDAEEVLDPSWPICGVSWLAVVPNGLRKLLKYIKDVFNNPTIYITENGFAQVGRLQIEDVERCKFYKSTILEVAKAIEEDEVNVRGYFAWSLMDNFEWADGFSVRFGLFHVDISDPELRRTIYQSGREYAKIISKYKSV; encoded by the exons ATGTTCCCGCGAGACTTTGCGTGGGGAGCGGCAACATCTGCGTACCAAATAGAAG GTGGATGGCAAACTGATGGAAAGGGACCAAGCATTTGGGacacattttgtcatgaaaaAGGTCGAGTTTTTGGAAATCAAAATGGAGATGTGGCCTGTAACAGCTATGAGCTGTGGGAGAAAGACCTGGAATGCATCCAACAGCTTGGCCTGACGCACTATCGCCTGTCTCTGTCTTGGGCACGCCTCCTGCCTGATGGGACGACGCGAAATGTCAACCAGAGAG GCGTGCAGTACTACAACAGAGTGATAGATGACTTGCTGGCATGCAATGTATCCCCAATGGTCACTCTGTACCACTTTGACCTGCCCCAAGCAATTCAAGACCTTGGAGGATGGAAATCACCTGGTATAGCAACTCTCTTCGATAACTACGCCAAGTTTTGCTTCCAGACGTTTGGGGATCGGGTCAAACTCTGGATCACCATCAATGAGCCACAAGTTTGTGCCAAACTAGGTCACGAAGTTGGTATCCATGCCCCGGGGCTGAAAGAAAAAGGCACCGCTGCTTACCTGGTGGGGCACAACATGCTGCGAGCTCACGCCATGGCTTGGCACAGCTACAACTCCACGTACAGGATAACGCAGAATGGTGCAGTGTCTTTGGCCCTCAACAGCGACTGGCTTGAGCCTTTAGAGCCAGGTCGTAGTGAGGACATCACCTCTGCTGAACGTGACCTCATCTTCACTCTGGGGTGGTTTGCCTGGCCTGTGTTTGTTACCGGAGATTATCCAGAATTGATGAGATTTTCCATAGAAACTCAGTCCAAGATGATGGGATACAGTGATGACTTGAGGCTCCCCAGGTTTTCAATCGATGACCCTCCCATTTTAGGAACTGCTGACTTCTTTGCACTGAACTATTACACATCCCGGAAGGTCAAGTCAGGCGGATGCAACGATCAGATGTTGAGTATGAAGAGGGACTTGGATGCAGAAGAGGTTTTAGATCCATCCTGGCCCATTTGTGGGGTGTCATGGTTGGCTGTTGTTCCAAATGGCTTAAGGAAACTTCTTAAATAtataaag GATGTCTTCAACAACCCGACAATCTACATTACGGAGAATGGTTTCGCTCAGGTCGGCCGGCTGCAAATTGAGGATGTTGAACGATGCAAGTTTTACAAAAGCACCATTTTGGAAGTGGCTAAAG ctATAGAAGAGGATGAGGTCAACGTCCGTGGGTATTTTGCATGGTCACTGATGGACAACTTTGAATGGGCAGATGGATTCAGCGTTCGTTTCGGCCTGTTCCATGTCGACATTTCCGATCCCGAGCTGAGACGAACCATTTACCAGTCTGGGAGGGAATATGCGAAGATCATCTCAAAATACAAATCTGTCTGA